Below is a window of Syntrophales bacterium DNA.
CCATCAGTTCAACCGCCCAGAGTGTGCCTATGCCGCGAATATCACCTACAATTTTATATTTGTAGAGTTTTTCCAGTCCGGCTTTGATGTATTTTCCTGTTTTCGCGGCCCTTTCGACAAGTTTTTCCCTTTGCATTATCTCGATATTTGCCAGGGCCACAGCACATGAAAGTGGATGACCGCCATATGTACTACCGCTGGAAAATTCAGCACCGGGTTTTTTAAATGCAGCCGCTATCTTTTTGGTGGTTACCGCCACACCTAAAGGAAGATATCCGCTGGTGATGGCCTTGCTGATCGACATAATATCCGGCGTTACATTCCAGTGCTCACACGCAAACCATTTGCCGGTCTTGCCGAAGCCGGTCTGCACTTCATCAAAAATAAGCAAAATGCCATATTTATCGCACAGGTCTCTGACGCCCTGCAGATAGCCGTCCGGCGGCAGCGGATACCCGCTATTCGAGCCTGGAATCGGATCCATAATAACCGCCGAAATAGTCTCTGGATGTTCCCACTGCATTATTTTTTCCATCGCCTTCAAGCAGCCCAAATCGCAA
It encodes the following:
- a CDS encoding aminotransferase class III-fold pyridoxal phosphate-dependent enzyme; translation: CDLGCLKAMEKIMQWEHPETISAVIMDPIPGSNSGYPLPPDGYLQGVRDLCDKYGILLIFDEVQTGFGKTGKWFACEHWNVTPDIMSISKAITSGYLPLGVAVTTKKIAAAFKKPGAEFSSGSTYGGHPLSCAVALANIEIMQREKLVERAAKTGKYIKAGLEKLYKYKIVGDIRGIGTLWAVELMADRKTGAKLDPKLDIGTFIRDWCWKNRMILRNNRNTLVIAPALVITREEIDMMLGKVHKAIPLAMKHFGL